The following are from one region of the Coccinella septempunctata chromosome 7, icCocSept1.1, whole genome shotgun sequence genome:
- the LOC123317355 gene encoding uncharacterized protein LOC123317355 isoform X6 translates to MDNKESVIKSIVEESNNTIKSTVFRGRSSSILKQPNVQNEAKNNPSTRRVSFSSNYIKTFTTDTEKNTIWDTTVEELLSAAESSNSREGHDLNTTLFNGKGNESEQGESESSEDDFSRDRASTKNSADISLMEFTCVNSTLHSNVAKPDDPTNTSGSSPDNSVTMDFTCVDPSFHSKSGNQSTCSQSTNTEDSSVSMEFTCVNPTFPLKSGNQSTTTEDSSISMEFTCVNPTFHSKPGNQSTYSQSTITKDSSVSMELTCVNPIFHSNTKQKPADTSESVNTSHTAKIQDLGNTSVSMEFTCVNPIFHLNNEKKQADTSESFNAPHTAKIHNPENTSVPMELTCVNPTFHSSTKKDQVDTFNASRTAEIQNPGDTSLSMEFTCVNPTLPLNTKQATGLFNTPHTDKIQNPENTSVSMEFTCVNPTLHLNTKKTSESFNASQTAKIPNPGNTTVPMELTCVNPTLHLNPKKTQADTSESFNASHKAKIQNPVNTSVSMEFTCVNPTLHSNPKKTQADTSESFNASHTAKIPNPGNTTVPMEFTCVNPTLHSNPKKTQADTSESFNASHTAKIQNPGNTSVPMEFTCVNPTLHSNCNDGKGANIPLKKSPNKFESYALADKSNTAEFLLRNYQDKTNLSNFSMLDCSKGISLMASVAQTSTQASFNVSPQIDKDQTVDMPSMSLPDITLSSIQPAPTLPVSIGNLQIENGTTKLNQAVDLASSDSEIDKSIAQMNDFSKEESSDLESILQTQSSKSSTLDLLCKSNIDFSAMSTVDDTLQLLRDASQLNRTKTALNNTSGTQLNKTYLVEDSRLEDTKDSTFQDNNSDMHETHPEDHIDLFSKCAEISGNNYILDRNTIELIENSTDGSLLSASDNSKEQEDKIDDFKEVTTPKSVSDNNAVHSAISGSEYMVQSPESDRLTVVTSKKGEPKTTEEILRGDFSAADFLIVRQRDMLILKEKLQSIVIDSSLPVDDWKKHIPTLEKLKEQSLRNRKIIAEKYDKFKKQLKDAIETCEKNKFVPEKLPEDDDVIESDELENILPAKRGIVEKIEEKSKICDNSWKMIKMEDGIAVFTSFFDQMKITVEYCQSDYRVSGIETKSLLTDKAKPAGILIQREFLRLLSPTLINNSIGRQYNILSLLDYIQMTMDKIRKCYKTFKDLVATHDMQISKDFKVKFFLLDEYSIIKWDFCIDLSDLDKITKESISVSASIGKVNAKHVLDLVSQCPKGLGFLESFIMKVEEYLETLRKRKRMLKLRKIQRVCEE, encoded by the exons ATGGATAACAAAGAATCGGTAATAAAAAGTATTGTCGAAGAAAGCAACAATACAATAAAATCGACAGTATTCAGAGGCAGAAGTTCTTCG ATTCTAAAACAGCCTAATGTTCAAAATGAAGCCAAAAATAATCCTTCCACCAGAAGAGTTAGCTTCAGTAGTAATTACATTAA AACATTCACAACGGATACTGAAAAGAATACCATCTGGGATACGACAGTTGAGGAACTGCTTAGTGCTGCAGAATCCTCAAATTCTCGTGAAGGGCATGACCTGAACACAACTCTTTTCAATGGGAAAGGCAATGAATCAGAACAAGGCGAATCTGAATCATCTGAAGATGACTTTTCTAGAG ATAGGGCTTCGACTAAAAATTCAGCAGATATCTCATTAATGGAGTTCACATGTGTGAATTCAACTCTTCATTCAA ATGTTGCTAAACCTGATGATCCAACAAATACTTCTGGGTCATCACCAGATAATTCTGTTACTATGGATTTCACATGTGTAGATCCAAGTTTTCATTCGA AGTCTGGAAATCAATCTACTTGTAGTCAATCTACTAATACTGAAGATAGTTCTGTTTCAATGGAGTTTACATGTGTGAATCCAACTTTTCCTTTGA agTCTGGAAATCAATCTACTACTACAGAAGATAGTTCTATTTCAATGGAGTTTACTTGTGTGAATCCAACTTTTCATTCAA aaccTGGAAATCAATCTACTTATTCTCAATCTACTATTACAAAAGATAGTTCTGTTTCAATGGAGTTGACTTGTGTGAATCCAATTTTTCATTCGA ATACAAAACAAAAGCCAGCAGACACCTCTGAGTCTGTCAATACATCTCATACTGCTAAAATTCAAGATCTAGGAAATACTTCTGTTTCAATGGAGTTTACTTGTGTGAatcctatttttcatttga ATAACGAAAAAAAACAGGCAGACACCTCTGAGTCTTTCAATGCACCTCATACAGCTAAAATTCATAATCCAGAAAATACTTCTGTGCCAATGGAGTTGACTTGTGTGAATCCAACTTTTCATTCAA GTACCAAAAAAGACCAAGTAGACACCTTCAATGCATCTCGTACAGCTGAAATTCAAAATCCAGGAGATACTTCTTTGTCAATGGAGTTTACTTGTGTTAATCCAACTCTTCCTTTGA ataCCAAACAAGCAACAGGGTTGTTCAATACACCTCATACAGATAAAATTCAAAATCCAGAAAATACCTCTGTGTCAATGGAGTTTACTTGTGTGAATCCAACTCTTCATTTGA ATACCAAAAAAACCTCCGAGTCCTTCAATGCATCCCAAACAGCTAAAATTCCAAATCCAGGAAATACTACTGTGCCAATGGAGTTGACTTGTGTGAATCCAACTCTTCATTTGA ATCCCAAAAAAACACAAGCAGACACTTCTGAGTCCTTCAATGCATCTCACAAAGCTAAAATTCAAAATCCAGTAAATACTTCTGTGTCAATGGAGTTTACTTGTGTGAATCCAACTCTTCATTCTA ATCCCAAAAAAACACAAGCAGACACCTCTGAGTCCTTCAATGCATCTCACACAGCTAAAATTCCAAATCCAGGAAATACTACTGTGCCAATGGAATTTACTTGTGTGAATCCAACTCTTCATTCGA ATCCCAAAAAAACACAAGCAGACACCTCTGAGTCCTTCAATGCATCTCACACAGCTAAAATTCAAAATCCAGGAAATACTTCTGTGCCAATGGAGTTTACTTGTGTGAATCCAACTCTTCATTCGA attGCAACGATGGAAAAGGCGCGAACATTCCTCTGAAAAAGTCCCCTAACAAATTTGAGTCATATGCGTTGGCAGATAAATCGAACACTGCTGAATTCCTGTTGAGAAATTATCAGGATAAAACgaatttatcgaatttttccATGTTGGATTGTTCCAAAGGGATATCGCTGATGGCTAGCGTTGCCCAAACGTCTACCCAGGCTTCTTTTAACGTTTCTCCGCAAATCGACAAAGACCAAACGGTCGACATGCCATCCATGAGTTTACCAGATATTACGCTTTCGTCTATACAACCAGCCCCTACTTTGCCTGTTTCCATTGGAAACTtgcaaattgaaaatggaactACTAAACTGAACCAAGCAGTCGATTTAGCTTCTTCGGACTCCGAAATAGATAAAAGCATCGCACAAATGAACGATTTTTCCAAAGAGGAAAGTTCTGATCTGGAGTCCATATTGCAGACCCAGTCCTCAAAATCGAGTACATTGGATTTACTGTGTAAAAGCAACATCGATTTTTCCGCTATGAGTACTGTAGATGATACGCTGCAGTTACTGAGGGATGCCTCTCAGCTAAATCGCACAAAAACTGCTCTGAATAACACTTCGGGAACTCAGCTGAATAAAACTTATCTCGTTGAAGATTCACGTCTTGAGGATACTAAGGACTCTACGTTCCAAGATAACAACTCCGATATGCACGAAACGCATCCAGAGGATCACATCGATCTGTTCAGCAAATGTGCTGAAATTTCCGGCAATAATTAC attttagATAGAAATACTATAGAATTGATAGAAAACTCTACTGATGGAAGTTTGTTGTCTGCAAGTGATAATTCGAAAGAACAAGAAGATAAAATTGATGATTTCAAAGAAGTTACAACACCTAAGTCCGTTTCAGACAATAATGCAGTGCATTCTGCGATTTCAGGCAGTGAGTATATGGTGCAAAGTCCAGAGTCAGATCGATTAACTGTCGTTACTTCCAAGAAAG GTGAGCCAAAAACGACAGAAGAAATACTTCGAGGAGATTTTTCAGCTGCTGATTTCTTGATCGTAAGGCAGAGGGATATGTTAATTTTGAAAGAAAAGCTCCAATCAATAGTAATCGATTCTAGTTTGCCAGTGGACGATTGGAAGAAACACATACCTACTTTGGAGAAGTTGAAGGAACAGTCGCTAAGAAACAGGAAAATCATAGCGGAAAAGTATGATAAATTCAAGAAACAACTGAAAGACGCAATTGAAACAtgcgaaaaaaataaattcgtaCCCGAAAAACTGCCCGAAGATGATGACGTCATCGAAAGTGACGAATTGGAGAATATCTTGCCAGCTAAGAGGGGGATAGTTGAAAAAATCGAAGAGAAATCCAAGAT ATGCGATAACAGCTGGAAAATGATCAAAATGGAAGATGGCATTGCCGTTTTCACATCTTTTTTTGATCAGATGAAAATAACGGTAGAATATTGTCAATCAGACTATAGAGTGAGTGGGATAGAAACCAAATCCCTCTTAACAG ATAAGGCCAAACCCGCAGGAATTCTTATTCAGAGGGAATTTCTCCGATTATTATCTCCCACTCTCATAAATAACTCAATCGGTCGCCAATATAACATTCTCTCACTACTCGATTACATCCAGATGACCATGGACAAAATCAGAAAATGTTACAAGACTTTCAAGGACTTGGTGGCAACACACGACATGCAGATAAGCAAGGACTTTAA agttaagttttttttattggacGAGTATTCGATTATCAAGTGGGATTTCTGTATAGATTTATCAGATCTGGACAAAATAACCAAAGAGTCGATTAGTGTTAGTGCTAGTATTGGTAAAGTTAATGCAAAACATGTTCTGGATTTAGTTAGCCAGTGTCCTAAAGGTTTAGGGTTTTTGGAAAGTTTCATTATGAAGGTCGAAGAGTATTTAGAAACGCTGAGAAAAAGGAAGAGAATGCTGAAATTGAGGAAAATTCAAAGAGTGTGTGAAGAGTAA
- the LOC123317355 gene encoding uncharacterized protein LOC123317355 isoform X3, which produces MDNKESVIKSIVEESNNTIKSTVFRGRSSSILKQPNVQNEAKNNPSTRRVSFSSNYIKTFTTDTEKNTIWDTTVEELLSAAESSNSREGHDLNTTLFNGKGNESEQGESESSEDDFSRDRASTKNSADISLMEFTCVNSTLHSNVAKPDDPTNTSGSSPDNSVTMDFTCVDPSFHSKSGNQSTCSQSTNTEDSSVSMEFTCVNPTFPLKSGNQSTTTEDSSISMEFTCVNPTFHSKPGNQSTYSQSTITKDSSVSMELTCVNPIFHSNTKQKPADTSESVNTSHTAKIQDLGNTSVSMEFTCVNPIFHLNNEKKQADTSESFNAPHTAKIHNPENTSVPMELTCVNPTFHSSTKKDQVDTFNASRTAEIQNPGDTSLSMEFTCVNPTLPLNTKQATGLFNTPHTDKIQNPENTSVSMEFTCVNPTLHLNTKKTAESFNAPHTAKIQNPGNTSVSMEFTCVNPTLHSNTKKTSESFNASHTAKIPNPGNNTVPMELTCVNPAFNLSTKKQQADISESFNALHTAKIQNPRNTSVSMEFTCVNPTLHSNPKKTQADTSESFNASHKAKIQNPVNTSVSMEFTCVNPTLHSNPKKTQADTSESFNASHTAKIPNPGNTTVPMEFTCVNPTLHSNPKKTQADTSESFNASHTAKIQNPGNTSVPMEFTCVNPTLHSNCNDGKGANIPLKKSPNKFESYALADKSNTAEFLLRNYQDKTNLSNFSMLDCSKGISLMASVAQTSTQASFNVSPQIDKDQTVDMPSMSLPDITLSSIQPAPTLPVSIGNLQIENGTTKLNQAVDLASSDSEIDKSIAQMNDFSKEESSDLESILQTQSSKSSTLDLLCKSNIDFSAMSTVDDTLQLLRDASQLNRTKTALNNTSGTQLNKTYLVEDSRLEDTKDSTFQDNNSDMHETHPEDHIDLFSKCAEISGNNYILDRNTIELIENSTDGSLLSASDNSKEQEDKIDDFKEVTTPKSVSDNNAVHSAISGSEYMVQSPESDRLTVVTSKKGEPKTTEEILRGDFSAADFLIVRQRDMLILKEKLQSIVIDSSLPVDDWKKHIPTLEKLKEQSLRNRKIIAEKYDKFKKQLKDAIETCEKNKFVPEKLPEDDDVIESDELENILPAKRGIVEKIEEKSKICDNSWKMIKMEDGIAVFTSFFDQMKITVEYCQSDYRVSGIETKSLLTDKAKPAGILIQREFLRLLSPTLINNSIGRQYNILSLLDYIQMTMDKIRKCYKTFKDLVATHDMQISKDFKVKFFLLDEYSIIKWDFCIDLSDLDKITKESISVSASIGKVNAKHVLDLVSQCPKGLGFLESFIMKVEEYLETLRKRKRMLKLRKIQRVCEE; this is translated from the exons ATGGATAACAAAGAATCGGTAATAAAAAGTATTGTCGAAGAAAGCAACAATACAATAAAATCGACAGTATTCAGAGGCAGAAGTTCTTCG ATTCTAAAACAGCCTAATGTTCAAAATGAAGCCAAAAATAATCCTTCCACCAGAAGAGTTAGCTTCAGTAGTAATTACATTAA AACATTCACAACGGATACTGAAAAGAATACCATCTGGGATACGACAGTTGAGGAACTGCTTAGTGCTGCAGAATCCTCAAATTCTCGTGAAGGGCATGACCTGAACACAACTCTTTTCAATGGGAAAGGCAATGAATCAGAACAAGGCGAATCTGAATCATCTGAAGATGACTTTTCTAGAG ATAGGGCTTCGACTAAAAATTCAGCAGATATCTCATTAATGGAGTTCACATGTGTGAATTCAACTCTTCATTCAA ATGTTGCTAAACCTGATGATCCAACAAATACTTCTGGGTCATCACCAGATAATTCTGTTACTATGGATTTCACATGTGTAGATCCAAGTTTTCATTCGA AGTCTGGAAATCAATCTACTTGTAGTCAATCTACTAATACTGAAGATAGTTCTGTTTCAATGGAGTTTACATGTGTGAATCCAACTTTTCCTTTGA agTCTGGAAATCAATCTACTACTACAGAAGATAGTTCTATTTCAATGGAGTTTACTTGTGTGAATCCAACTTTTCATTCAA aaccTGGAAATCAATCTACTTATTCTCAATCTACTATTACAAAAGATAGTTCTGTTTCAATGGAGTTGACTTGTGTGAATCCAATTTTTCATTCGA ATACAAAACAAAAGCCAGCAGACACCTCTGAGTCTGTCAATACATCTCATACTGCTAAAATTCAAGATCTAGGAAATACTTCTGTTTCAATGGAGTTTACTTGTGTGAatcctatttttcatttga ATAACGAAAAAAAACAGGCAGACACCTCTGAGTCTTTCAATGCACCTCATACAGCTAAAATTCATAATCCAGAAAATACTTCTGTGCCAATGGAGTTGACTTGTGTGAATCCAACTTTTCATTCAA GTACCAAAAAAGACCAAGTAGACACCTTCAATGCATCTCGTACAGCTGAAATTCAAAATCCAGGAGATACTTCTTTGTCAATGGAGTTTACTTGTGTTAATCCAACTCTTCCTTTGA ataCCAAACAAGCAACAGGGTTGTTCAATACACCTCATACAGATAAAATTCAAAATCCAGAAAATACCTCTGTGTCAATGGAGTTTACTTGTGTGAATCCAACTCTTCATTTGA ATACCAAAAAAACCGCTGAGTCCTTCAATGCACCTCACACAGCTAAAATTCAAAATCCAGGAAATACTTCTGTGTCAATGGAGTTTACTTGTGTGAATCCAACTCTTCATTCGA ATACCAAAAAAACCTCTGAGTCCTTCAATGCATCTCACACAGCTAAAATTCCGAATCCAGGAAATAATACCGTGCCAATGGAGCTGACTTGTGTGAATCCAGCTTTCAATTTGA GTACCAAAAAACAACAAGCAGACATCTCTGAGTCCTTCAATGCACTTCATACAGCTAAAATTCAAAATCCAAGAAATACTTCTGTGTCAATGGAGTTTACTTGTGTGAATCCAACTCTTCATTCGA ATCCCAAAAAAACACAAGCAGACACTTCTGAGTCCTTCAATGCATCTCACAAAGCTAAAATTCAAAATCCAGTAAATACTTCTGTGTCAATGGAGTTTACTTGTGTGAATCCAACTCTTCATTCTA ATCCCAAAAAAACACAAGCAGACACCTCTGAGTCCTTCAATGCATCTCACACAGCTAAAATTCCAAATCCAGGAAATACTACTGTGCCAATGGAATTTACTTGTGTGAATCCAACTCTTCATTCGA ATCCCAAAAAAACACAAGCAGACACCTCTGAGTCCTTCAATGCATCTCACACAGCTAAAATTCAAAATCCAGGAAATACTTCTGTGCCAATGGAGTTTACTTGTGTGAATCCAACTCTTCATTCGA attGCAACGATGGAAAAGGCGCGAACATTCCTCTGAAAAAGTCCCCTAACAAATTTGAGTCATATGCGTTGGCAGATAAATCGAACACTGCTGAATTCCTGTTGAGAAATTATCAGGATAAAACgaatttatcgaatttttccATGTTGGATTGTTCCAAAGGGATATCGCTGATGGCTAGCGTTGCCCAAACGTCTACCCAGGCTTCTTTTAACGTTTCTCCGCAAATCGACAAAGACCAAACGGTCGACATGCCATCCATGAGTTTACCAGATATTACGCTTTCGTCTATACAACCAGCCCCTACTTTGCCTGTTTCCATTGGAAACTtgcaaattgaaaatggaactACTAAACTGAACCAAGCAGTCGATTTAGCTTCTTCGGACTCCGAAATAGATAAAAGCATCGCACAAATGAACGATTTTTCCAAAGAGGAAAGTTCTGATCTGGAGTCCATATTGCAGACCCAGTCCTCAAAATCGAGTACATTGGATTTACTGTGTAAAAGCAACATCGATTTTTCCGCTATGAGTACTGTAGATGATACGCTGCAGTTACTGAGGGATGCCTCTCAGCTAAATCGCACAAAAACTGCTCTGAATAACACTTCGGGAACTCAGCTGAATAAAACTTATCTCGTTGAAGATTCACGTCTTGAGGATACTAAGGACTCTACGTTCCAAGATAACAACTCCGATATGCACGAAACGCATCCAGAGGATCACATCGATCTGTTCAGCAAATGTGCTGAAATTTCCGGCAATAATTAC attttagATAGAAATACTATAGAATTGATAGAAAACTCTACTGATGGAAGTTTGTTGTCTGCAAGTGATAATTCGAAAGAACAAGAAGATAAAATTGATGATTTCAAAGAAGTTACAACACCTAAGTCCGTTTCAGACAATAATGCAGTGCATTCTGCGATTTCAGGCAGTGAGTATATGGTGCAAAGTCCAGAGTCAGATCGATTAACTGTCGTTACTTCCAAGAAAG GTGAGCCAAAAACGACAGAAGAAATACTTCGAGGAGATTTTTCAGCTGCTGATTTCTTGATCGTAAGGCAGAGGGATATGTTAATTTTGAAAGAAAAGCTCCAATCAATAGTAATCGATTCTAGTTTGCCAGTGGACGATTGGAAGAAACACATACCTACTTTGGAGAAGTTGAAGGAACAGTCGCTAAGAAACAGGAAAATCATAGCGGAAAAGTATGATAAATTCAAGAAACAACTGAAAGACGCAATTGAAACAtgcgaaaaaaataaattcgtaCCCGAAAAACTGCCCGAAGATGATGACGTCATCGAAAGTGACGAATTGGAGAATATCTTGCCAGCTAAGAGGGGGATAGTTGAAAAAATCGAAGAGAAATCCAAGAT ATGCGATAACAGCTGGAAAATGATCAAAATGGAAGATGGCATTGCCGTTTTCACATCTTTTTTTGATCAGATGAAAATAACGGTAGAATATTGTCAATCAGACTATAGAGTGAGTGGGATAGAAACCAAATCCCTCTTAACAG ATAAGGCCAAACCCGCAGGAATTCTTATTCAGAGGGAATTTCTCCGATTATTATCTCCCACTCTCATAAATAACTCAATCGGTCGCCAATATAACATTCTCTCACTACTCGATTACATCCAGATGACCATGGACAAAATCAGAAAATGTTACAAGACTTTCAAGGACTTGGTGGCAACACACGACATGCAGATAAGCAAGGACTTTAA agttaagttttttttattggacGAGTATTCGATTATCAAGTGGGATTTCTGTATAGATTTATCAGATCTGGACAAAATAACCAAAGAGTCGATTAGTGTTAGTGCTAGTATTGGTAAAGTTAATGCAAAACATGTTCTGGATTTAGTTAGCCAGTGTCCTAAAGGTTTAGGGTTTTTGGAAAGTTTCATTATGAAGGTCGAAGAGTATTTAGAAACGCTGAGAAAAAGGAAGAGAATGCTGAAATTGAGGAAAATTCAAAGAGTGTGTGAAGAGTAA